A genomic region of uncultured Roseibium sp. contains the following coding sequences:
- a CDS encoding ABC transporter ATP-binding protein — translation MAEIQLKNVSKRWGSFVGVDNFDLTIADREFLVLLGPSGCGKTTTMRMIAGLEDATGGEIVIGDRVVNDLDPKDRDIAMVFQSYGLYPNMNVYENIRFPLKVRKVDPATHDERVRRASAMVELDEFLHRKPAELSGGQRQRVALARAIVREPNVFLMDEPLSNLDAKLRVSTRAQIKNLQHELKVTTIYVTHDQIEAMTLADRVVVMKRGIIQQVGSPTEIYDRPANTFVASFIGSPAMNLMEGTLSGGTFTGENVTIRGLNAPDGPVTLGFRAEDAAVAVSSAEAEISAPVYTMELLGDATMITVKAGGALVSVKANKDYRIEIDETVGLHIPPEICHLFNHETGARVDA, via the coding sequence GTGGCAGAAATTCAGCTCAAGAATGTGTCGAAGCGGTGGGGATCCTTTGTCGGTGTCGACAATTTCGATCTCACGATCGCCGACCGTGAGTTTCTGGTACTTCTCGGCCCGTCCGGTTGCGGCAAGACGACGACAATGCGCATGATCGCCGGACTGGAAGACGCGACCGGCGGCGAGATCGTCATTGGCGACAGGGTCGTGAACGACCTTGATCCGAAAGACCGGGACATTGCCATGGTGTTCCAGTCCTACGGCCTTTACCCGAACATGAACGTCTACGAGAACATTCGCTTTCCCCTGAAAGTGCGGAAGGTCGATCCGGCAACGCATGATGAACGTGTGCGCCGGGCAAGCGCCATGGTCGAACTGGACGAATTCCTGCACCGCAAACCCGCGGAGCTCTCCGGCGGCCAGCGCCAGCGCGTCGCCCTGGCACGCGCGATCGTGCGCGAACCGAATGTGTTCCTCATGGATGAGCCGCTTTCCAATCTCGACGCCAAGCTCCGGGTGTCGACGCGCGCGCAGATCAAGAACCTTCAGCACGAACTTAAGGTTACGACCATCTATGTGACCCATGACCAGATCGAGGCGATGACCCTGGCGGACCGGGTCGTCGTGATGAAACGCGGGATCATTCAGCAGGTGGGTTCGCCGACCGAAATATACGACCGACCGGCAAACACGTTCGTTGCCAGCTTTATCGGATCGCCTGCGATGAACCTCATGGAAGGTACGCTGTCCGGCGGCACCTTTACCGGCGAGAACGTGACCATCCGGGGTCTCAACGCCCCTGACGGTCCCGTCACGCTCGGCTTCCGCGCGGAGGACGCTGCTGTCGCCGTTTCGAGCGCCGAGGCGGAGATCAGCGCTCCGGTCTACACGATGGAGCTTCTGGGTGATGCCACGATGATCACGGTAAAAGCCGGGGGCGCCCTGGTGTCGGTCAAAGCCAACAAGGATTACCGCATCGAGATCGACGAAACGGTCGGTTTGCATATTCCGCCGGAAATCTGTCACCTTTTCAATCACGAGACGGGCGCGCGCGTCGACGCGTAA
- a CDS encoding ester cyclase encodes MSDFRRAPHSFLNTVLATPAQETDDLLARHLKEDVIFDVSDPVNRVSGRDSVRGAFFEPLKEALSHVRRRDEIFIGGPNRREPGGHWCASFTHYLGNFEKPLFGVRPSNHLAFLRSGEFYRIEEDGRISEAKIILDLIDLMRQAGRFPLPRILGTEMLFPGPATHDGVMPVGQADGETTLDLCEAMLADLKAYDPANFTSKGQTGEDGYWHDDMLWYGPGGIGSNYRWSGFEKDHRASFLTAFPDRVGGNHYCRIGDGDYAAVSGWPSMTMTQMGDYIGVPATNKALTLRVMDFYRCAGGKIMENWVMLDYVDLFRQMGRDLIDEQART; translated from the coding sequence ATGTCCGATTTCCGGCGCGCACCCCATAGCTTTCTGAACACCGTTTTGGCCACTCCGGCACAGGAGACCGATGACCTTCTCGCCCGCCATCTGAAGGAAGACGTGATCTTCGATGTCTCAGATCCGGTGAACCGTGTGAGCGGACGCGACAGCGTACGCGGCGCCTTCTTCGAGCCCCTGAAGGAGGCCTTGTCGCATGTGCGCCGCCGCGACGAGATTTTCATCGGCGGACCGAACCGCCGCGAACCCGGCGGGCACTGGTGCGCTTCCTTCACGCACTATCTCGGAAATTTCGAAAAGCCGCTCTTCGGTGTCAGGCCATCGAACCATCTGGCATTTCTGCGCTCGGGTGAATTCTACCGTATCGAGGAAGATGGACGGATCTCGGAAGCCAAGATCATTCTCGACCTGATCGACCTCATGCGCCAGGCCGGACGCTTCCCCCTGCCCCGCATTCTCGGTACGGAGATGCTGTTCCCCGGCCCGGCCACACATGACGGTGTGATGCCGGTCGGTCAGGCAGACGGTGAGACGACGCTCGACCTGTGCGAAGCGATGCTGGCGGACCTGAAAGCCTATGACCCGGCCAACTTCACTTCAAAGGGACAGACCGGCGAGGACGGCTATTGGCATGACGACATGCTCTGGTACGGACCGGGCGGGATCGGTTCGAACTATCGCTGGAGCGGTTTTGAAAAGGATCACCGCGCGTCATTCCTGACGGCATTTCCAGATCGTGTCGGCGGCAATCACTATTGCCGGATCGGCGACGGCGACTACGCCGCCGTCAGCGGCTGGCCCTCCATGACCATGACCCAAATGGGCGACTATATCGGCGTTCCTGCCACCAACAAGGCGCTGACGCTCCGCGTCATGGACTTTTATCGCTGCGCAGGTGGCAAGATCATGGAGAACTGGGTCATGCTCGACTACGTGGACCTGTTCAGGCAGATGGGGCGGGATCTGATAGACGAACAGGCGCGCACCTGA
- a CDS encoding ricin-type beta-trefoil lectin domain protein — MTGLCLAIAAMTVSLPTLAETPDLKTPAPVIYLADNLDEADNLGWCIDTQGRGFGENLHAHSCKPRGGDVQFTFDTASGQIRSVAFDGKCMELIAPGDPAIAFGLRDCADGKAEQVFVFDPANGYITPGNRPGDCVAAGAASRAAGPFMSRDLILAACETADSAVITWREKK, encoded by the coding sequence ATGACCGGACTATGCCTTGCCATCGCGGCGATGACGGTTTCATTGCCGACGCTTGCCGAAACGCCGGATCTCAAGACACCGGCGCCGGTGATCTATCTTGCGGACAATCTCGACGAGGCCGACAATCTCGGCTGGTGCATCGACACGCAGGGACGCGGGTTTGGCGAAAATCTCCACGCCCATTCGTGCAAGCCGCGGGGAGGGGATGTCCAGTTCACCTTCGACACGGCGTCCGGGCAGATCCGCTCGGTTGCCTTTGACGGCAAGTGCATGGAACTCATTGCACCAGGCGATCCTGCAATCGCGTTCGGGTTGCGCGACTGCGCCGATGGCAAAGCGGAGCAGGTCTTCGTCTTCGATCCGGCAAATGGGTACATCACTCCCGGGAACCGGCCCGGGGATTGTGTGGCAGCCGGGGCTGCGAGCCGCGCCGCCGGGCCGTTCATGTCCCGGGACCTGATCCTTGCAGCCTGCGAGACGGCAGATTCCGCCGTCATAACATGGCGCGAGAAGAAATAG
- a CDS encoding cupin domain-containing protein has product MAREFRRVVTGHDGNGVAIVESDGIATHRLQRENRPGVTLTNFWLTDGTPAEYDGSAETCDGPFILHPPENGSVFRVVEFMPEDPEVMKTLDGKAAFAEMGAGDNIVEDARHPWMHRTNSVDYAVILTGEIYMLMDEEDVLLKAGDVVVQRGTNHAWSNRGTEPCSIAFVLVDGVTRRSAAEDDRKGIPKR; this is encoded by the coding sequence ATGGCGAGAGAATTCAGACGTGTCGTGACCGGCCATGACGGCAACGGCGTTGCCATCGTCGAAAGCGACGGTATAGCGACCCACCGGCTTCAACGGGAAAACAGGCCCGGTGTCACGCTGACCAATTTCTGGCTGACAGACGGAACGCCTGCGGAATATGACGGTTCGGCCGAGACCTGCGACGGGCCGTTCATTCTGCATCCGCCGGAAAACGGCAGCGTGTTCCGGGTGGTCGAATTCATGCCGGAAGATCCGGAAGTCATGAAGACGCTGGACGGGAAGGCGGCATTCGCGGAAATGGGCGCGGGCGATAATATCGTGGAAGATGCGCGCCATCCGTGGATGCACCGGACAAACAGTGTCGACTACGCGGTCATTCTGACAGGCGAGATCTACATGTTGATGGACGAAGAGGACGTCCTCCTGAAAGCCGGCGACGTGGTCGTCCAGCGCGGGACCAATCATGCCTGGTCGAACCGTGGAACGGAGCCGTGCTCGATCGCCTTCGTGCTTGTCGATGGCGTGACACGGCGGTCCGCAGCGGAAGACGACAGGAAGGGTATCCCGAAGAGGTAG